From one Lotus japonicus ecotype B-129 chromosome 3, LjGifu_v1.2 genomic stretch:
- the LOC130748760 gene encoding protein SMALL AUXIN UP-REGULATED RNA 12-like: MAKNIIRKKGSNSTSSSGGGIVSLKFVVEKLPKKLLLRRNKKASSNFDQQYKEEACYDSASSVPEDVKEGHFAVIAEGREEAEAKRFVLPISCLSNPIFLRLLEQAAEEYGFEHEGAVTIPCRPCELERILAAQQWLQDDGSSDDAGSWNSCDNSMVSQNYYS; the protein is encoded by the coding sequence ATGGCCAAGAATATTATCAGAAAGAAGGGTAGTAATAGTACTAGTAGTAGTGGAGGTGGCATTGTGAGCCTCAAATTTGTAGTTGAGAAGCTTCCCAAGAAGCTCTTACTAAGAAGAAACAAAAAAGCAAGTTCAAATTTTGATCAGCAATACAAAGAAGAAGCTTGCTATGATTCTGCCTCCTCTGTGCCAGAGGATGTGAAGGAAGGGCATTTTGCTGTGATTGCTGAAGGAAGGGAAGAAGCTGAAGCAAAGAGATTTGTGCTTCCAATAAGCTGTTTATCAAACCCTATTTTCTTGAGGCTGTTGGAGCAAGCAGCTGAAGAGTATGGATTTGAACATGAAGGTGCAGTCACCATTCCTTGCAGGCCTTGTGAGCTTGAGAGGATACTTGCTGCACAACAATGGCTTCAAGATGATGGATCATCAGATGATGCTGGAAGCTGGAATTCCTGTGATAACTCCATGGTTTCTCAAAACTACTACTCATAA